Proteins encoded together in one Candidatus Kaiserbacteria bacterium window:
- a CDS encoding sugar transferase — protein sequence MSILSRKAYIVLLLGDISILYVSVWLALSLRSFSVPSLENAVVHLVSFSLLFGVWFIVYFISGLYGRYTVLFRKQLPNIIFAAQAVNIGIAALFFFLIPIFLITPKTVLVLYLFISTALLYFWRVHMYPHLLVRREIGAVLIGTGLELTELAEEVNKDPLYPLEFRAIIHPELSSSEEVKQTLQLLIESGEVSTIVADMSNHSLDDLLSFIYDITFVKHQAEFIDVRRLYQEIFERVPLSLIDHRWLLQYMSLDQQLVYSVGKRATDIAAAVILGLVSLVLYPFIILAIKLESKGPIFYIAQRVGLGGELFSFPKFRSMTGVDTDEEALETKHTVTRVGALLRRTRLDELPQLWSVFKGDMSFIGPRPEFPALTDVYKTEIPYYNLRNVVKPGLSGWAQIMHDNHAHHKADVDSTAEKLSYDLFYIKERSLWLDFYIAALTLKTILTKRGS from the coding sequence ATGAGCATTTTGAGTCGCAAGGCCTATATCGTGCTTTTATTGGGTGATATAAGCATTTTGTATGTATCCGTATGGCTGGCACTGTCATTACGTAGTTTTAGTGTGCCCTCCCTTGAAAATGCAGTCGTGCATTTGGTCTCGTTCTCTCTTTTATTTGGCGTGTGGTTCATCGTATATTTTATTTCCGGATTATACGGACGGTACACCGTGTTATTTAGAAAGCAGCTACCAAACATTATCTTTGCAGCCCAAGCAGTTAACATAGGAATAGCCGCCCTCTTTTTCTTCCTTATTCCAATTTTTCTTATTACGCCAAAAACAGTACTGGTGCTGTATTTGTTTATCTCAACTGCACTCCTGTATTTTTGGCGAGTACACATGTACCCGCACCTTTTAGTACGCCGAGAAATTGGTGCGGTACTCATCGGAACAGGGCTTGAACTTACCGAGCTTGCAGAAGAGGTTAATAAAGACCCGCTGTATCCGTTGGAGTTCCGCGCAATTATTCACCCAGAGCTTTCTTCCAGTGAAGAGGTCAAACAAACCCTGCAGTTACTCATAGAAAGTGGGGAAGTCAGCACTATAGTTGCTGATATGAGCAACCATTCATTAGATGACCTATTGTCTTTTATTTACGATATAACCTTTGTAAAACACCAAGCCGAATTTATTGACGTACGAAGGTTGTACCAAGAAATCTTTGAACGAGTACCACTTTCTTTGATAGATCATCGCTGGCTCCTACAGTACATGTCGCTAGACCAACAATTGGTCTATTCAGTTGGTAAGCGTGCAACAGATATTGCAGCTGCAGTTATACTCGGGCTTGTATCGCTCGTATTATATCCATTCATTATTCTGGCAATAAAGCTTGAGAGCAAAGGGCCAATCTTTTACATAGCACAACGTGTTGGCCTTGGCGGGGAACTATTCTCTTTTCCAAAGTTTAGAAGCATGACAGGAGTCGATACAGATGAGGAAGCGCTAGAAACCAAGCATACTGTTACTCGTGTTGGAGCACTACTACGACGCACTAGGCTCGATGAGCTACCTCAGTTGTGGAGCGTGTTTAAGGGAGACATGTCATTCATCGGACCTCGCCCAGAGTTCCCAGCACTTACTGACGTGTATAAGACAGAAATACCGTATTACAACTTACGTAATGTAGTAAAACCAGGGCTTTCTGGTTGGGCTCAAATAATGCACGATAACCACGCACACCATAAAGCAGACGTAGATTCCACTGCAGAAAAGCTTTCATACGACCTCTTCTATATAAAAGAGCGTAGTTTATGGCTCGATTTCTATATTGCCGCGCTTACACTCAAGACCATTCTCACAAAACGTGGTTCGTAG
- the rodA gene encoding rod shape-determining protein RodA, with translation MGNLSGNILQRYFGHIDVLLFVSAVLITLAGLVTMHAYGDANSFFQRQIIWLSISVAVFFIFSFIDFRFLRRTNIVTILFGITVLLLLLVFVFGDVVKGAQSRFNFGGFAVQPAEYAKLVIIALLAKYFTRRHIEIAHIRHILLSGVYALILFLLILLQPDFGSAIMIAFVWFGMVLVSGISKKHLLAVFIAGALAIAGMWMFVFADYQKDRILTFLHPLADVRGAGYNAYQSTIAVGSGQISGKGIGYGTQSKLQFLPEYETDFIFASFAEEWGFVGVVFLFMLFGILLWRILMHAKLGATNFETLFALGVAILFISHFTVHVGMNIGLLPVTGVTLPFMSYGGSHLLTEFAALGIIMGMSRYSRTVHRDDSQREFIGV, from the coding sequence ATGGGAAATCTATCTGGAAATATCCTGCAGCGATATTTTGGACACATCGATGTGCTGCTATTTGTTTCTGCAGTACTCATCACGCTTGCAGGGCTTGTAACCATGCATGCCTACGGTGATGCCAACTCATTCTTTCAACGACAGATTATATGGCTCTCTATTTCGGTAGCCGTGTTCTTTATATTCAGCTTTATCGATTTTAGGTTTCTACGGAGAACAAATATAGTGACCATTCTGTTCGGTATAACAGTTCTGCTGCTGTTACTAGTTTTTGTGTTTGGCGATGTGGTAAAGGGGGCCCAAAGCCGCTTCAATTTTGGAGGTTTTGCGGTACAACCTGCTGAGTATGCAAAGCTAGTAATCATTGCGCTGCTCGCCAAGTACTTCACTCGTCGACATATCGAAATAGCACACATTAGGCACATTCTTTTGTCTGGAGTGTACGCACTCATTCTTTTCTTGCTCATTTTGCTCCAGCCAGACTTCGGCTCAGCTATTATGATTGCGTTTGTATGGTTTGGGATGGTACTCGTGTCCGGCATCTCAAAAAAGCACTTGTTGGCAGTATTTATTGCTGGTGCGCTTGCCATAGCGGGTATGTGGATGTTTGTGTTCGCCGATTATCAGAAAGATAGAATTTTGACATTCTTACACCCATTGGCTGACGTTCGTGGCGCTGGTTACAATGCGTATCAATCTACTATCGCTGTAGGTTCTGGGCAAATATCAGGTAAAGGAATTGGGTACGGTACACAAAGCAAGTTGCAATTCTTGCCAGAATACGAGACCGACTTCATTTTTGCCTCGTTTGCAGAAGAGTGGGGGTTTGTCGGAGTTGTGTTCCTGTTCATGCTATTCGGAATCCTTTTGTGGCGTATTTTAATGCATGCGAAACTTGGAGCAACTAATTTTGAAACACTCTTTGCGCTTGGTGTCGCCATACTCTTCATCAGTCACTTTACGGTACATGTTGGTATGAACATAGGGCTGCTCCCCGTAACTGGCGTAACTCTGCCGTTTATGAGCTACGGCGGTTCTCACTTGCTTACCGAATTTGCGGCGCTCGGTATTATTATGGGTATGAGCCGATATTCACGCACCGTTCACCGCGACGACTCCCAAAGAGAGTTTATAGGAGTATAG